Proteins encoded in a region of the Pseudothermotoga elfii DSM 9442 = NBRC 107921 genome:
- a CDS encoding ABC transporter permease codes for MTFTSSVFFGFRFNLNTLFALFTVIPTIFLYIDIGIGLLAGSIFNDKQVGAVCGALLTNISAWLSGVWFDIKLLGKTFENIANFLPFVHAVEASRAAVHGNYSSAFSNLWWVTVYTLVIFIVAILVFKEKMKNI; via the coding sequence ATAACCTTTACCTCATCCGTATTTTTTGGATTTCGATTTAACCTCAATACTTTATTTGCACTATTTACTGTCATCCCTACAATATTTCTTTATATAGATATAGGAATTGGATTGCTCGCAGGTAGTATCTTCAACGACAAACAGGTTGGGGCTGTCTGTGGCGCTTTATTGACAAACATCAGTGCATGGTTGAGTGGCGTGTGGTTCGATATAAAATTACTCGGGAAAACATTTGAGAACATCGCAAACTTTTTGCCGTTTGTCCATGCTGTTGAAGCTTCCAGAGCAGCTGTTCATGGTAATTATTCTTCAGCGTTTTCCAATTTGTGGTGGGTAACAGTTTATACTCTTGTCATATTTATAGTAGCTATCCTTGTGTTTAAGGAAAAGATGAAGAATATCTGA
- a CDS encoding radical SAM protein, whose product MNISKLTDFVSPRFSRAILPWILKNPRYLKNAPLLIKAFWECESMRKELLSKENLLVPPVAILSITNDCNLHCQGCFVEKLSGRQMTISEWNNLINQAKDLGVFAFLIAGGEPFLVENLLDLISSHKDRVFAIFSNGTRINEKQLQQLKDCPNTAVILSIEGDEKLTDQRRGNGVYSAVIKVLKKLSKIGVVNGISVTITRDNYTYWIKDENINNLTEAGAKLCFFIEYIGAKEDGKALDYDQRKLFREKILYYKNEKPIFIIHSPGDEEPFGGCVSAGRGFIHINASGDLTPCPVTNVSTHNLKKATLKEGLKSNLFKEIRENKLLEDGDGPCSLISHQNELKQIVSKLDIS is encoded by the coding sequence ATGAATATTTCAAAACTAACAGATTTTGTAAGCCCAAGGTTTTCAAGAGCAATTTTGCCATGGATTTTGAAAAACCCAAGATATCTGAAAAATGCGCCGCTTCTGATTAAGGCTTTCTGGGAATGCGAATCAATGCGTAAAGAACTACTTTCAAAAGAAAATCTTTTAGTCCCACCGGTTGCTATATTGAGCATAACAAACGATTGTAATCTGCACTGCCAGGGGTGTTTTGTGGAAAAACTCTCTGGCAGGCAAATGACAATATCAGAATGGAATAACCTGATAAATCAGGCAAAAGATCTTGGGGTTTTCGCTTTTCTAATAGCAGGGGGCGAACCTTTCTTAGTTGAAAATTTGCTCGATTTAATTTCATCTCACAAAGACCGTGTTTTTGCGATATTCAGTAATGGAACACGCATTAATGAAAAACAATTGCAGCAACTGAAAGATTGCCCCAATACAGCTGTTATTTTGAGTATAGAAGGAGATGAAAAATTAACAGATCAAAGAAGAGGAAATGGTGTCTACAGCGCTGTGATAAAAGTTTTGAAAAAACTTTCGAAAATTGGTGTAGTAAACGGCATATCTGTAACTATAACCAGAGACAACTATACATACTGGATAAAAGATGAAAACATAAACAATCTTACAGAAGCCGGTGCAAAACTCTGCTTTTTCATAGAATATATTGGTGCAAAAGAAGATGGAAAAGCCCTGGACTATGACCAAAGAAAACTTTTTAGAGAAAAAATTCTGTACTACAAAAATGAAAAGCCAATCTTCATTATCCATTCGCCCGGTGATGAAGAACCTTTCGGTGGTTGTGTTTCTGCAGGAAGAGGTTTTATACACATCAACGCATCTGGTGATTTGACACCCTGTCCTGTCACAAATGTTTCCACCCATAATTTGAAAAAAGCAACGCTTAAAGAGGGATTAAAAAGCAATCTATTCAAAGAAATAAGAGAAAATAAATTGCTCGAAGATGGTGATGGACCATGTTCGCTGATATCACATCAAAATGAGCTCAAGCAGATTGTGTCAAAACTTGACATTTCTTAG
- a CDS encoding AbrB/MazE/SpoVT family DNA-binding domain-containing protein, whose product MEKPQGKHIFGMVKVGPKGQIVIPKKARDIFGIKPGDLLMVVGDEKSGIAIITDEKLTRMFEEIISREELREEKI is encoded by the coding sequence ATGGAAAAACCTCAGGGAAAACATATCTTTGGCATGGTAAAAGTTGGCCCTAAAGGACAAATTGTTATTCCTAAAAAAGCAAGAGATATTTTTGGAATCAAGCCAGGAGATCTTCTAATGGTAGTTGGCGATGAGAAAAGTGGTATAGCTATCATCACTGATGAAAAACTTACCCGCATGTTTGAAGAAATTATATCAAGAGAAGAGTTGCGGGAGGAGAAAATATGA
- a CDS encoding ABC transporter permease — translation MKFLVLSSRNSKEILRDPINLFFGVGFPIILLLLLSAIQLNVPTNLFHINNLSPGIVIFGLSFFSLFSGTLIAKDRASSFMMRLFASPLTSTDFIVGYTFPFVPIAFIQVLITFRF, via the coding sequence ATGAAATTTCTGGTGCTTTCATCACGAAACTCAAAAGAAATTTTGAGAGATCCCATTAATTTATTCTTTGGAGTTGGTTTTCCCATTATCCTGCTGCTTCTTCTTTCGGCAATTCAGTTGAATGTCCCAACAAATTTGTTTCACATAAATAACCTGTCACCAGGTATAGTAATTTTTGGTCTTTCCTTTTTTTCATTGTTTTCAGGAACATTGATAGCCAAAGACAGAGCCAGTTCTTTCATGATGCGTCTGTTTGCATCGCCACTCACATCAACTGACTTTATCGTCGGATATACATTTCCTTTTGTTCCTATAGCATTTATTCAGGTTTTAATAACCTTTAGGTTTTAA
- a CDS encoding ABC transporter ATP-binding protein — translation MKAIETFDLTKVYDGKIAVDSLNLSIDQGELFALLGINGAGKTTTIKMLSCLITPTKGDARILGDSVVSNSQSVKKKISLSPQEDAVAPNLTVKENLELIARIYGFEKKEARIKTEKMIDLFNLEEVATSKSKTLSGGMKRRLSIAMALIPDPQVLFLDEPTLGVDVIARRELWNIIKKLKRRITMILTTHYMEEAESLADKIGIIVKGKLKAEGTAAQLMQLAGAQKFEDGFVKLATEEGAA, via the coding sequence ATGAAAGCCATTGAAACCTTCGATCTCACAAAAGTTTATGATGGAAAAATTGCCGTGGATTCACTAAATCTATCGATAGATCAGGGTGAACTTTTTGCTTTACTCGGCATCAATGGAGCTGGTAAGACAACTACCATTAAAATGCTTTCTTGCCTTATCACTCCAACAAAAGGAGATGCACGAATCCTTGGAGATAGTGTTGTTTCAAATTCTCAATCTGTGAAAAAAAAGATAAGTCTTTCTCCTCAGGAAGATGCTGTTGCACCAAATCTCACTGTTAAAGAAAACCTTGAATTGATTGCGCGTATTTACGGTTTCGAAAAAAAGGAAGCAAGAATTAAAACAGAAAAAATGATAGATCTTTTCAATCTTGAAGAAGTAGCAACTTCAAAAAGCAAAACATTATCTGGTGGGATGAAGAGGCGTTTGAGCATTGCAATGGCTTTAATACCAGATCCACAGGTGCTATTTCTTGATGAACCGACCCTCGGTGTTGATGTTATAGCAAGGCGTGAATTGTGGAATATCATTAAAAAACTCAAAAGAAGAATTACGATGATTCTAACAACACATTATATGGAAGAAGCAGAATCATTAGCCGATAAGATAGGAATAATAGTCAAAGGAAAGCTGAAAGCAGAGGGAACAGCTGCACAATTAATGCAACTTGCTGGTGCACAAAAATTTGAAGATGGTTTCGTAAAACTCGCAACTGAGGAGGGGGCAGCATGA